The nucleotide sequence GAAGTTTTTGATGATGATGAATCAATCGGCTTAGTGATTGATGTGATGAATAATCCGGCACACCCTATTTTGGTAGTTGCAACTACTTCGGGAAGCAGGCTTATTCCATACGTCGATCATTTTGTAAAAACCACTAGTGACGGTAACATCTATTGCCAAAACCTGGATGAACTGGAGGGAATTTAAATGAGGATTGACATCATTTCCGCTGTTCCCGCTTTATTAGAAAGCCCGCTGAATCACAGTATTGTAAAGCGCGCTATTGATAAAAAGTTGGTTGAAATTCATGTCCACGATCTTCGGGACTATACCGAAGACAAGCATAATAAAATAGATAATTATCCATACGGCGGTGAGCCCGGCATGGTATTGACTCCGCAACCCATTTTCAGTTGCATCGAGCAATTACAATCCGAGCGCGATTACGACGAACTGATTTTTACGGCACCCGATGGTGAAGTTTTTAAACAATCGCATGCAAACCAGCTGTCACTGAAAAAAAACATTGTCATTTTATGTGGCCATTATAAAGGCGTCGATCAGCGAGTTAGAGATGAACTCATCACCAAAGAATTTTCCATTGGTGATTATGTGCTTTCGGGCGGAGAAATTCCGGCACTTGCAATTACTGATGCCGTTGTCCGCCTTGTTCCCGGTGTGTTGGGAGATGCAGAAAGCGCATTAAATGATTCATTTCAAGACAACCTGCTGGAAGCCCCTGTTTACACGCGTCCAGCAGAATTCAAAGGGTTAAAGGTTCCGGATGTATTGCTTTCAGGAAACCACCAAAAAGTGGCGGATTGGAAACATGAACAATCCGTAAAGAGAACCAAAGAACGAAGAAAAGATTTGTACAAAAAATTTAAGAAAGAACATTAACAACAATTCCGGCCGCTGTCGGGATTAAATTTAGAAATCATGGATAAGCTAAAACTTGTAGAGCAAAGCCTAATAAATGAGGAAATTCCTCTGTTTACTGCCGGCGATACGGTAAATGTACACTATCGTGTACGTGAGGGTGAAAAAGAACGTATTCAGCAGTATGAAGGCATCGTACTTTCTGAGCGTGGAAGTGGCCCAAATAAAACTTTTACTGTTCGTAAGATCAGCAGCAACGTTGGTGTTGAGCGTGTTTTCCCTTTGAACTCTCCTTTTATTGCAAAAATTGAAGTGAAGAAAAAAGGAAAAGTAAGACGTTCAAAACTTTTCTACCTGAGAGATCTTCGTGGAAAAGCAGCTCGTATTCAGGAAAAAGGAGAAAAAAAGTAATCTATCCGATTACTTTAACCCGTTCAACGTATTTTCGGGTGTCAACAACGGGCAATCTCTAAATAACTTAGCATTCAATGCTCTTTTATGGGGATTGCTTCTTCATCTTCCTTTAGAATACTATTAAGGTTTTTGTCATTGACTATTTCAATGGCGGGTAATTGAATACAACTCAGTTTTAACCAAACTATTTCGTAATGAATATTATTCTGTTCGGGCCTCCGGGTGCAGGCAAAGGAACTCAAGCAAAAAAATTACAAAACGAATACAACATACCTCACCTTTCTACCGGAGATATTTTTCGGGCAGCTATAAAAAATGAAACACCGCTTGGTGTAAAAGTTAAATCCATTTTGGATTCGGGCGAATTGGTGCCTGATCAAACCGTAGTAGATTTAGTAGCTGATGAACTTCATAAAGAAAAATATCAATATGGATATATCCTGGATGGATTCCCGCGTACGGTAGTACAGGCAAAGGCATTTGATGCTTTTCTTGATAAAAATGATGACAACCTGGATGCCTTTATCTCGCTTTCCGTTCCTGAAAATGAGCTTATAAAACGAATTTTATCTCGCGGAGAAGGACGTACTGACGATACTGAGGAAAAAA is from Gracilimonas sp. and encodes:
- the rplS gene encoding 50S ribosomal protein L19, which produces MDKLKLVEQSLINEEIPLFTAGDTVNVHYRVREGEKERIQQYEGIVLSERGSGPNKTFTVRKISSNVGVERVFPLNSPFIAKIEVKKKGKVRRSKLFYLRDLRGKAARIQEKGEKK
- a CDS encoding adenylate kinase, which gives rise to MNIILFGPPGAGKGTQAKKLQNEYNIPHLSTGDIFRAAIKNETPLGVKVKSILDSGELVPDQTVVDLVADELHKEKYQYGYILDGFPRTVVQAKAFDAFLDKNDDNLDAFISLSVPENELIKRILSRGEGRTDDTEEKIRTRLNVYRKETEPVIKHYKKQDKVQEIDGSGTIDEIFERIKAALS
- the trmD gene encoding tRNA (guanosine(37)-N1)-methyltransferase TrmD translates to MRIDIISAVPALLESPLNHSIVKRAIDKKLVEIHVHDLRDYTEDKHNKIDNYPYGGEPGMVLTPQPIFSCIEQLQSERDYDELIFTAPDGEVFKQSHANQLSLKKNIVILCGHYKGVDQRVRDELITKEFSIGDYVLSGGEIPALAITDAVVRLVPGVLGDAESALNDSFQDNLLEAPVYTRPAEFKGLKVPDVLLSGNHQKVADWKHEQSVKRTKERRKDLYKKFKKEH